From Nitrospirota bacterium, a single genomic window includes:
- a CDS encoding O-antigen ligase C-terminal domain-containing protein → MTKRTYLWVLGLLFLVVSHITIRNFGAPLVLPAAYFVWITMSGLVLLSVIEIFNKWKITVPRSSLYIFIFLLLIFLSTFLNPIIDSHAFIFETAGLIGGIIFFISLHQFELTDEDKERLLYVIVISGMIEALISLFQYFNPETAIFLIAAPAPIKVFGNFQHQNLLASYLATSVVISFYLLTGDIFKGFNRWLKAMFYLVVLLMCFIIFLTGSRAGVIEAGAGAIILLAARYGRYKEKLFYPAIWFLMIVLGISGSVAAEKYYYKRDSALSSVGHKIGMTMESVAGDEVSDARVPMYLTAVNMIKDRPLVGHGPGSFGSKFMHYRSRLAKEHPEYPYEVAFTSHPHNEFLYRTAESGLLGGAGLLIVGVGFIVCLVKLGRERGGTYAAFLFPIAFDTQVSYSLYQSMPHWALFLFLLYLPSSYFIKEVKLKPAGLLRTGALTAAATLFVVISYLSITTLNAQIAMKKYQDLLIIGLVRPELIEPAVNNIYLEQLGKRFYFDANFRIGLLNSDKKSIEDFADFLIKEKEVFPHPDVYERGSFALYVVGRKDEAYKLLEEGLGLYPGWESMVKLKQDFKSDDTRERSIN, encoded by the coding sequence ATGACAAAGAGAACATATTTATGGGTACTCGGGCTCCTTTTTCTGGTAGTTTCCCATATAACCATCCGAAATTTCGGCGCACCTCTTGTCCTGCCTGCGGCATATTTTGTCTGGATAACGATGTCAGGTCTTGTGCTTCTTTCAGTGATAGAAATATTCAATAAATGGAAGATAACCGTTCCACGTTCTTCTTTATACATTTTTATCTTTCTTTTATTAATATTTTTGTCTACCTTCCTCAACCCGATAATAGACAGCCATGCATTCATATTTGAGACAGCCGGGCTTATTGGCGGGATAATATTCTTCATATCCCTGCATCAGTTTGAACTTACGGATGAGGATAAGGAGAGGCTTTTATATGTAATAGTCATCTCCGGCATGATAGAGGCGCTGATAAGCCTGTTTCAATACTTTAACCCTGAAACAGCCATCTTTCTTATAGCAGCACCTGCACCAATAAAGGTATTCGGCAATTTTCAGCATCAGAACCTTTTAGCCTCGTATCTTGCGACATCTGTTGTTATATCTTTTTATCTCCTGACCGGGGATATTTTTAAGGGATTTAACAGATGGCTTAAGGCTATGTTTTATCTTGTTGTTCTGCTCATGTGCTTTATCATCTTCCTGACAGGCTCAAGGGCGGGAGTGATAGAGGCAGGGGCCGGAGCGATTATACTCCTGGCAGCGAGGTATGGGCGTTACAAAGAGAAGTTGTTTTACCCTGCCATATGGTTTCTGATGATAGTGTTGGGAATATCCGGAAGTGTGGCTGCTGAGAAGTATTACTACAAAAGGGATTCCGCGCTCAGCTCTGTAGGGCATAAGATCGGTATGACGATGGAGAGTGTGGCAGGTGATGAGGTCTCAGATGCAAGGGTACCGATGTATCTCACCGCTGTAAATATGATAAAGGACAGGCCGCTGGTTGGGCACGGGCCTGGCAGCTTCGGCAGTAAGTTCATGCATTACCGAAGCAGGCTTGCCAAAGAACATCCTGAATATCCATATGAAGTTGCCTTTACCTCACATCCGCACAACGAGTTTTTATACAGGACTGCTGAGTCCGGCCTGTTGGGCGGTGCGGGGCTGCTGATTGTCGGGGTTGGCTTTATCGTATGCCTTGTAAAACTTGGCAGAGAGCGGGGCGGAACTTATGCGGCTTTTTTATTTCCGATAGCATTTGATACCCAGGTGAGTTATTCCCTTTACCAGTCCATGCCGCACTGGGCGCTCTTTCTTTTCCTGCTTTACCTGCCGTCATCGTACTTCATAAAAGAAGTTAAATTAAAACCCGCAGGGCTGCTGAGGACAGGCGCGCTGACCGCTGCTGCCACGCTCTTTGTGGTCATATCCTACCTCTCAATAACAACTCTCAATGCGCAGATAGCTATGAAAAAATATCAGGACTTGCTTATTATAGGACTTGTCAGGCCTGAACTTATTGAACCCGCGGTCAACAATATATACCTTGAACAGCTTGGAAAGAGGTTTTATTTTGATGCTAATTTCAGGATAGGCCTTTTGAACAGTGATAAAAAATCAATAGAAGACTTTGCTGACTTTCTCATTAAGGAAAAAGAGGTCTTCCCTCATCCGGATGTATACGAAAGAGGGTCATTCGCTCTATATGTCGTTGGGAGAAAAGATGAGGCATACAAGCTCCTTG